Proteins encoded in a region of the Saccharothrix ecbatanensis genome:
- a CDS encoding DUF2382 domain-containing protein, with product MINQAEVDRLYDCEVIDEHGERIGSVKQVWLDDRDGRPMWASVHTGLFGLKESFVPIQDATLGNGVVTVPVEKQQVKDAPRIDVSDQHMSDRQQDELYEYYGLIPSHRTAEHDRLPGRGRADTAPMAGGRTTTGQTGQRMPGDRMATGRGPSRMPEQTTGQTVAGQTTTGRTAAGQTAAGQTAGQRGRHEARTGDAVTRYEEDIEVGTRESEAGRVRLVKHVVTEQKDVTVPVTHEEVRVVREPADGEPTGKAFTEEEAEVTLRRQEPVVEKKVKPVEKVRLEKETVTEQEHVRGQVRKERVDVERDEPTMRRDDKMMRPDETKRRDTT from the coding sequence ATGATCAACCAGGCCGAAGTGGACCGTCTGTACGACTGTGAAGTGATCGATGAGCACGGTGAGCGCATCGGCTCGGTGAAACAGGTCTGGCTCGACGACCGCGACGGTCGGCCGATGTGGGCCTCGGTGCACACCGGCCTGTTCGGTCTCAAGGAGTCGTTCGTGCCGATCCAGGACGCGACCCTCGGCAACGGCGTTGTCACCGTGCCCGTGGAGAAGCAGCAGGTGAAGGACGCGCCGCGGATCGACGTGTCGGACCAGCACATGTCCGACCGGCAGCAGGACGAGCTGTACGAGTACTACGGCTTGATCCCGTCCCACCGCACCGCCGAGCACGACCGGCTCCCGGGCCGGGGCCGTGCCGACACGGCGCCCATGGCGGGCGGCCGGACGACCACCGGGCAGACCGGCCAGCGCATGCCGGGCGACCGGATGGCGACCGGGCGCGGGCCCAGCCGGATGCCCGAGCAGACCACCGGGCAGACCGTCGCCGGTCAGACCACGACAGGACGGACGGCGGCCGGACAAACGGCGGCCGGACAGACCGCTGGTCAGCGGGGCAGGCACGAGGCCCGGACCGGTGACGCGGTCACGCGGTACGAGGAAGACATCGAAGTCGGCACCCGCGAGTCGGAGGCCGGCCGGGTGCGGCTGGTCAAGCACGTGGTGACCGAGCAGAAGGACGTCACCGTGCCGGTCACGCACGAAGAGGTCCGCGTGGTGCGCGAACCCGCCGACGGCGAGCCGACCGGGAAGGCGTTCACCGAGGAGGAAGCCGAAGTCACGCTGCGCCGGCAGGAGCCGGTGGTCGAGAAGAAGGTCAAGCCGGTGGAGAAGGTCCGGCTGGAGAAGGAGACCGTCACCGAGCAGGAGCACGTCCGCGGCCAGGTCCGCAAGGAGCGCGTGGACGTGGAGCGCGACGAGCCGACCATGCGGCGCGACGACAAGATGATGCGGCCCGACGAGACCAAGCGGCGCGACACCACCTGA
- the nadC gene encoding carboxylating nicotinate-nucleotide diphosphorylase, whose protein sequence is MTAQEEAREELDMRDVRRVIATALEEDLRYGADATTEATVPADAVAVAELTPRAAGVLAGVPVALEVFRQVTDVEVLERREDGDKAVPGEPALVLRGSVRGLLTAERTALNLLCHLSGVATLTAAWVDEIAGTKARVRDSRKTLPGLRLLEKYAVRRGGGVNHRLGLGDAVLIKDNHVRAAGSVRAAMAAVRAHAPHLPCEVEVDSLEQLDEAVAEGAELVLLDNFTVADCAEAVRRAGGVRLEASGGLTLAVARAYAETGVDYLAVGGLTHSAPALDLGLDLR, encoded by the coding sequence ATGACCGCCCAGGAAGAAGCCCGGGAAGAACTCGACATGCGGGACGTGCGCCGCGTGATCGCGACGGCGCTCGAGGAAGACCTGCGGTACGGCGCGGACGCGACGACGGAGGCCACCGTGCCCGCCGACGCGGTCGCCGTGGCCGAGTTGACGCCTCGCGCGGCCGGTGTGCTGGCGGGCGTCCCGGTGGCGCTGGAGGTGTTCCGCCAGGTCACCGACGTGGAGGTGCTGGAGCGTCGGGAGGACGGCGACAAGGCCGTGCCCGGCGAGCCCGCCCTCGTCCTGCGCGGATCGGTGCGCGGCCTGCTCACCGCCGAGCGCACGGCGTTGAACCTGCTCTGCCACCTCTCCGGCGTGGCCACGCTCACCGCCGCCTGGGTGGACGAGATCGCCGGCACCAAGGCGCGCGTGCGCGATTCCCGCAAGACCCTGCCGGGCCTGCGGCTGCTGGAGAAGTACGCGGTCCGCCGTGGTGGCGGCGTGAACCACCGGCTCGGCCTCGGCGACGCCGTGCTGATCAAGGACAACCACGTGCGGGCCGCGGGTTCCGTGCGGGCGGCCATGGCGGCCGTGCGCGCACACGCCCCGCACCTGCCGTGCGAGGTCGAGGTCGATTCGCTGGAGCAGCTGGACGAGGCCGTGGCCGAGGGAGCGGAACTGGTGCTCCTGGACAACTTCACCGTCGCCGACTGCGCGGAGGCGGTGCGGCGTGCGGGCGGCGTCCGGCTGGAGGCCTCCGGCGGGCTGACGCTGGCCGTGGCCCGCGCCTACGCCGAGACCGGCGTGGACTACCTGGCCGTCGGCGGCCTCACGCACTCCGCCCCGGCTCTGGACTTGGGGCTGGACCTGCGCTGA
- a CDS encoding L-aspartate oxidase, which yields MNTPLWEARADLVVVGTGVAGLTAALRARELGLRVLVLTKASGEDGNTRWAQGGVAVVLPGEHDEGDSVDAHVRDTLVAGAGLCDEDAVQAIIAGGPAAVARLRERGAVFDASPTGGLARTREGGHSAFRVVHAGGDATGAEVERALLAAASDGRVPVLEQHVAVDAIRTPLGQVCGLLVLDGNGVPGVLSAPAVLLASGGLGQLYQATSNPEVATGDGLALALRAGAVAADVEFVQFHPTVLYTGRGARGRCPLVTEAVRGEGAVLVDATGARVMRGMHPLEDLAPRDVVAAAITRHMAASPGGVDDHVFLDATGISDFARRFPTVHAACRQAGIDPAGEPIPVAPAAHFACGGVVSDVDGRTGVTGLYAAGEVARTGLHGANRLASNSLLEGLVVGTRAAEAVAADIALNVLARCSATGPVQLPTAPVAARDSLQRVMSRYAAIGRDAEGLAVVGSVLDLSTVDRVLDTRELVEDAALTVAARALIAAAAERDESRGCHVRTDFTERDEVRWSRSQVVRLNPSGQPVLADPVVAMGVA from the coding sequence ATGAACACCCCGCTGTGGGAGGCGAGAGCCGACCTGGTCGTGGTCGGCACGGGTGTCGCCGGTCTGACGGCGGCGCTGCGTGCCCGTGAGCTGGGGCTCCGCGTCCTGGTGCTGACGAAGGCGTCCGGTGAGGACGGCAACACGCGCTGGGCTCAGGGCGGCGTTGCCGTCGTGCTGCCAGGCGAGCACGACGAGGGCGACTCGGTCGACGCGCACGTGCGCGACACGCTGGTCGCGGGTGCGGGGCTGTGCGACGAGGACGCCGTGCAGGCGATCATCGCGGGCGGTCCGGCGGCCGTGGCCAGGCTGCGCGAGCGCGGCGCGGTGTTCGACGCGTCGCCGACCGGTGGGCTGGCCCGCACGCGGGAGGGCGGGCACAGCGCGTTCCGGGTGGTGCACGCGGGCGGTGACGCGACCGGCGCGGAGGTGGAGCGCGCGCTGTTGGCGGCGGCGTCCGACGGGCGGGTGCCGGTGCTGGAGCAGCACGTCGCCGTCGATGCGATCAGGACTCCGCTCGGCCAGGTCTGCGGTCTGCTCGTGCTGGACGGCAACGGCGTGCCCGGTGTGCTCAGCGCGCCCGCGGTGCTGCTGGCCAGCGGCGGCCTCGGCCAGCTGTACCAGGCGACGTCCAACCCGGAGGTGGCCACCGGCGACGGTCTGGCGCTGGCGTTGCGCGCGGGCGCGGTGGCGGCGGACGTCGAGTTCGTCCAGTTCCACCCGACCGTGCTCTACACCGGGCGCGGCGCGCGTGGCCGCTGCCCGTTGGTGACCGAGGCGGTGCGCGGTGAGGGCGCGGTGCTGGTCGACGCGACCGGCGCGCGGGTCATGCGGGGCATGCACCCGCTGGAGGACCTGGCGCCGCGGGACGTCGTCGCGGCGGCGATCACCCGGCACATGGCGGCCTCGCCCGGCGGCGTGGACGACCACGTCTTCCTCGACGCCACAGGCATTTCCGACTTCGCGCGCCGGTTCCCGACCGTGCACGCGGCGTGCCGCCAGGCGGGCATCGACCCGGCGGGCGAGCCGATCCCGGTGGCGCCCGCGGCGCACTTCGCGTGCGGCGGCGTGGTGTCCGATGTGGACGGACGAACGGGCGTGACCGGCCTGTACGCGGCGGGTGAGGTGGCCCGGACCGGGCTGCACGGCGCGAACCGGCTGGCGTCCAACAGCCTGCTCGAAGGCCTGGTCGTCGGCACGCGCGCGGCCGAGGCGGTCGCCGCGGACATCGCGCTCAACGTGCTGGCCCGCTGCTCTGCCACCGGACCCGTGCAGTTGCCGACGGCGCCGGTCGCGGCACGTGACTCGTTGCAGCGCGTCATGTCCCGGTACGCGGCGATCGGCCGTGACGCCGAGGGCCTGGCCGTGGTGGGCTCGGTGCTCGACTTGTCCACTGTGGACCGTGTGCTGGACACCCGGGAACTGGTGGAGGACGCGGCGCTCACCGTGGCCGCGCGTGCGCTGATCGCGGCGGCGGCGGAACGTGACGAGTCGCGCGGCTGCCACGTCCGCACCGATTTCACCGAGCGGGACGAGGTGCGCTGGTCGCGCAGCCAGGTCGTCCGGCTCAACCCGTCCGGCCAGCCGGTGCTGGCGGACCCGGTCGTCGCGATGGGAGTGGCATGA
- the nadA gene encoding quinolinate synthase NadA codes for MVATAYVERTSDGAYDGIAPDAAWRDEVLELARERDAVILAHNYQLPEIQDIAHHTGDSLALSRIAAASDASTIVFCGVHFMAETAKILAPHKTVLIPDERAGCSLADSITGEQLREWKTEHPGAVVVSYVNTTAEVKAETDICCTSSNAVDVVKSIPADREVLFLPDQYLGQHVKRETGRENLHIWAGECHVHAGINGPELAARAAANPEADLFIHPECGCATSALYLAGEGIVPGDKVKILSTGDMITAARRTSAKSVLVATEIGMLHQLRRAAPGIDFRAVNDRASCRYMKMITPAALLRGLREGKDEVHVDLETAERARGAVQRMIEIGQPGGGE; via the coding sequence ATGGTCGCCACCGCCTATGTGGAGCGCACCTCGGACGGCGCCTACGACGGGATCGCGCCGGACGCCGCATGGCGTGACGAGGTGCTGGAGCTGGCGCGCGAGCGGGACGCGGTCATCCTGGCGCACAACTACCAGCTCCCCGAGATCCAGGACATCGCCCACCACACCGGTGACTCGCTGGCGCTGAGCCGCATCGCGGCCGCGAGCGACGCGTCCACCATCGTGTTCTGCGGCGTGCACTTCATGGCGGAGACGGCGAAGATCCTCGCGCCGCACAAGACGGTCCTGATCCCGGACGAGCGGGCGGGCTGCTCGCTGGCCGACTCGATCACGGGCGAGCAGCTGCGCGAGTGGAAGACCGAGCACCCCGGCGCGGTGGTCGTCTCGTACGTCAACACGACGGCCGAGGTGAAGGCGGAGACGGACATCTGCTGCACCTCGTCGAACGCGGTGGACGTGGTGAAGTCGATCCCCGCCGACCGCGAGGTGCTGTTCCTGCCGGACCAGTACCTCGGCCAGCACGTGAAGCGCGAGACCGGCCGGGAGAACCTGCACATCTGGGCGGGGGAGTGCCACGTCCACGCGGGCATCAACGGCCCGGAGCTGGCGGCGCGCGCGGCGGCGAACCCGGAGGCGGACCTGTTCATCCACCCCGAGTGCGGCTGCGCCACGTCGGCGCTCTACCTGGCGGGCGAGGGCATCGTGCCCGGCGACAAGGTGAAGATCCTGTCGACCGGCGACATGATCACGGCCGCGCGGCGGACCAGCGCGAAGTCGGTGCTGGTTGCCACCGAGATCGGCATGCTGCACCAGCTGCGCCGGGCCGCGCCGGGGATCGACTTCCGGGCGGTGAACGACCGGGCGTCGTGCCGCTACATGAAGATGATCACCCCGGCGGCCCTGCTGCGCGGGCTGCGCGAGGGCAAGGACGAGGTGCACGTCGACCTGGAGACCGCCGAGCGGGCCCGGGGCGCGGTGCAGCGCATGATCGAGATCGGGCAGCCCGGCGGCGGCGAATGA
- a CDS encoding NUDIX hydrolase, producing MGLAGHEVLAAVLQVRAGSLQVMLWERAREPHAHRWSLPGGGLGDDEDVETSIRRQLAEKVDVRQLSHVEQLAVFSNPARVPGLRVVATAFLGLVPSHIDPVVPSDTAWHPVDTLPSTAFDHQAICRRARSRLASKLSYTNLGFALAPPEFTISALRSLYSAALGYKVSATNLQRVLSRRGLLEPTGGTVQPGPSGGRPAALFRFVSGEMRITDPFAVLRPPSTRSLGS from the coding sequence GTGGGACTTGCCGGGCATGAGGTGCTGGCCGCGGTGCTCCAGGTGAGAGCCGGATCACTCCAGGTCATGCTGTGGGAGCGCGCTCGGGAACCGCACGCTCACCGCTGGTCACTGCCCGGCGGCGGACTCGGCGACGACGAGGACGTGGAGACGTCGATCCGGCGTCAGCTGGCGGAGAAAGTGGACGTGCGACAACTGTCACACGTGGAGCAGCTGGCCGTCTTCAGCAACCCCGCGCGGGTGCCCGGCCTCCGGGTCGTGGCGACGGCGTTCCTCGGCCTGGTGCCGTCCCACATCGACCCGGTGGTGCCGTCCGACACGGCGTGGCACCCCGTGGACACCCTGCCCTCGACGGCGTTCGACCACCAGGCGATCTGCCGCCGTGCCCGGAGCCGGCTGGCGTCGAAGCTGTCGTACACGAACCTGGGGTTCGCGTTGGCGCCGCCGGAGTTCACGATCTCCGCGTTGCGCTCGCTGTACTCGGCGGCGCTGGGATACAAGGTGTCGGCGACCAACCTGCAACGCGTGCTGTCGCGGCGGGGGTTGCTCGAGCCGACGGGCGGGACCGTGCAGCCGGGGCCGTCCGGTGGTCGGCCGGCGGCGCTGTTCCGGTTCGTGTCCGGGGAAATGCGGATCACCGATCCCTTCGCCGTGCTGCGGCCACCGTCCACCCGTAGCTTGGGCTCGTGA
- a CDS encoding LON peptidase substrate-binding domain-containing protein, with protein sequence MTTTLPLFPLGTVLLPGASLPLHVFEPRYRQLTVDLVTGAVPERTFGVVSIKQGWEVGAENVEALCDVGCTAVLQEARRLPDGRYDLTTVGGRRFRLLDVDGDSAPYLIASVRWLPDTEAPPEVEAVLPLLAESARAAHGRYRDVAYESVTRRPPAADTAMADLAYALAGDCLLTLEDRQRLLEETSPARRLRLVRKVLHREAGILDALSAVPAPLSELGHLPHRN encoded by the coding sequence GTGACGACGACGCTCCCCCTTTTTCCGCTGGGCACCGTGCTGCTGCCCGGGGCGTCCCTGCCGCTGCACGTGTTCGAGCCCCGCTACCGGCAGTTGACCGTCGACCTGGTGACGGGCGCGGTGCCGGAGCGGACGTTCGGCGTCGTGTCGATCAAGCAGGGGTGGGAGGTCGGCGCGGAGAACGTCGAGGCGCTGTGCGACGTCGGGTGCACGGCGGTGCTCCAGGAGGCGCGGCGGCTGCCGGACGGGCGGTACGACCTGACCACCGTCGGCGGGCGGCGGTTCCGGCTGCTGGACGTGGACGGGGACAGCGCGCCGTACCTGATCGCGTCGGTGCGGTGGCTGCCGGACACGGAGGCGCCGCCGGAGGTCGAAGCCGTGCTGCCGTTGTTGGCGGAGAGCGCGCGTGCGGCGCACGGGCGGTACCGGGACGTGGCGTACGAGAGCGTGACGCGCCGGCCGCCGGCGGCCGACACGGCGATGGCCGACCTGGCGTACGCGTTGGCGGGCGACTGCCTGTTGACGTTGGAGGACCGGCAGCGGCTGCTGGAGGAGACGTCGCCGGCGCGTCGGCTGCGGCTCGTGCGGAAAGTGCTGCACCGCGAGGCGGGCATTCTCGACGCGCTGAGCGCCGTGCCCGCGCCGTTGTCGGAATTGGGCCACCTGCCTCATCGCAACTGA
- a CDS encoding type I 3-dehydroquinate dehydratase — protein sequence MRALVDGGVPLVAVSFDDNDCERAAREALASGVDVAELRIDRFSRTDVGHVLEKVHAFRGLPVLATVRSAVEGGGWGGTEEERLDLFRAVAPLVDAVDVELSSGGILTDVISAARAHDALSIVSYHNFDHTPGLDSLEAIVRDAETAGADIVKISTMATSGTDVKTLASLLLNAGENTQMIVIAMGATGTASRIFFPALGSRLTYTFIGHQPTSGQLDFAETFALMRKFYPEFDRRKAPGGS from the coding sequence ATGCGTGCGCTGGTCGACGGCGGTGTGCCCCTGGTCGCGGTGAGCTTCGACGACAACGACTGCGAGCGTGCGGCCCGGGAAGCGCTGGCTTCCGGTGTCGACGTGGCGGAATTGCGCATCGACCGGTTCTCGCGGACCGATGTCGGGCACGTGCTGGAAAAGGTGCACGCGTTCCGGGGCCTGCCGGTCCTGGCGACCGTGCGTTCAGCCGTCGAGGGTGGCGGGTGGGGCGGCACCGAGGAGGAGCGCCTCGACCTGTTCCGCGCCGTCGCGCCGCTGGTGGACGCGGTGGACGTCGAGCTGTCGTCGGGCGGCATCCTGACCGACGTGATCAGCGCGGCGCGTGCGCACGACGCGCTGTCGATCGTGTCGTACCACAATTTCGACCACACGCCCGGTCTCGACTCGCTCGAAGCCATTGTCCGTGACGCCGAAACCGCCGGGGCCGATATCGTCAAAATCTCCACGATGGCGACGTCCGGCACCGACGTGAAGACCCTGGCATCGCTTTTGCTGAACGCCGGCGAGAATACGCAAATGATCGTCATCGCAATGGGCGCGACCGGCACCGCGTCACGAATCTTCTTCCCCGCTCTGGGCTCGCGCCTCACTTATACGTTCATCGGCCACCAGCCCACGTCGGGCCAACTCGATTTCGCCGAGACGTTCGCCCTGATGCGCAAGTTCTACCCGGAGTTCGACCGGCGGAAGGCCCCCGGCGGCTCCTGA
- a CDS encoding MFS transporter, producing MSTTDIDTEEVRGPFAWFHTLGRNGKRAFVGAFGGFGLDAYDFQVLPLGLFAITAYFGITQGQAGLLNTVTLVVSALGGAIAGIFADRIGRVRTLMITVITYAVFTVLCGFATSYETLLVFRALQGLGFGGEWAAGAILVAEYCKPQYRGRTVAFIQSSWAVGWGLSVIVYTVVFSFLPQDIAWRVLFWTGAIPAVLVFYIRRNVKDAPKAETALKSSPRKGNFKAVFAGKLGRTTLFAALLATGVQGGYYTLASWVPTFLKTERGLSVVGTGGYLALLITGAFAGYVTGGYLTDRLGRKRTFTLFAVLSAILLVLFTQIPAGANWLILLVTFPLGFTSSAIFSGFGAFLAELYPTELRGTGQGFTYNFGRAVGAFFPALVGFLAESTGVGGAMIVGAIAYGIAVLALLGLPETKGAVLT from the coding sequence ATGAGCACCACGGACATCGACACCGAGGAAGTCCGAGGCCCGTTCGCCTGGTTCCACACGCTGGGTCGCAACGGCAAACGGGCGTTCGTCGGCGCGTTCGGCGGCTTCGGCCTGGACGCCTACGACTTCCAGGTCCTCCCCCTGGGCCTGTTCGCCATCACCGCCTACTTCGGCATCACCCAAGGCCAAGCGGGCCTGCTCAACACCGTCACCCTCGTCGTCTCCGCCCTCGGCGGCGCGATCGCGGGCATCTTCGCGGACCGCATCGGCCGGGTCCGCACCCTCATGATCACCGTCATCACGTACGCCGTCTTCACCGTCCTGTGCGGCTTCGCCACCAGCTACGAGACGCTGCTGGTGTTCCGCGCCCTCCAGGGCCTGGGCTTCGGCGGCGAGTGGGCGGCCGGCGCGATCCTCGTCGCCGAGTACTGCAAACCCCAGTACCGCGGTCGCACGGTCGCGTTCATCCAGAGCTCGTGGGCCGTCGGCTGGGGCCTGAGCGTGATCGTCTACACCGTCGTGTTCAGCTTCCTGCCCCAGGACATCGCCTGGCGCGTGCTGTTCTGGACCGGCGCGATCCCCGCCGTCCTCGTCTTCTACATCCGCCGCAACGTCAAGGACGCCCCGAAGGCCGAGACGGCGCTGAAGTCCAGCCCGCGCAAGGGGAACTTCAAGGCCGTCTTCGCCGGGAAACTCGGCCGGACCACCCTGTTCGCCGCACTCCTCGCCACCGGCGTCCAAGGCGGCTACTACACGCTGGCGAGCTGGGTGCCGACGTTCCTCAAGACCGAACGCGGCCTGAGCGTCGTCGGCACCGGCGGGTACCTGGCCCTGCTCATCACCGGCGCGTTCGCCGGGTACGTCACCGGCGGCTACCTGACCGACCGGCTCGGCCGCAAGCGCACCTTCACCCTGTTCGCCGTGCTCAGCGCGATCCTCCTCGTCCTGTTCACCCAGATACCCGCGGGCGCGAACTGGCTGATCCTGCTGGTCACGTTCCCGCTCGGCTTCACCTCGTCGGCGATCTTCAGCGGCTTCGGCGCGTTCCTCGCGGAGCTCTACCCGACCGAGCTGCGCGGCACCGGCCAGGGCTTCACCTACAACTTCGGCCGCGCGGTCGGCGCGTTCTTCCCGGCCCTGGTGGGATTCCTGGCGGAGAGCACGGGCGTGGGTGGCGCGATGATCGTCGGCGCGATCGCGTACGGCATCGCCGTGCTGGCGCTCCTCGGGCTCCCCGAGACGAAGGGCGCCGTGCTGACATGA
- a CDS encoding DUF2567 domain-containing protein — MAEQPVDERATPVRVPPAPAFEYYYVVQRPRVVVKRDLLPAFSVLSAIALLGLPVGWLWAWLAPPQNVVVQQDASMVPVTGESYHRLDGLMLFVLIGLGIGLITGIAVWMLRERRGPVVMLAATLGSVVAAYLGQLTGTGTAAGKYTVGAAPEVGDVIALAPVLETWWGVLAWPLGTALAYGCLAAWNGLDDLGRRLG, encoded by the coding sequence GTGGCGGAGCAACCGGTGGACGAGCGGGCCACGCCCGTTCGGGTGCCACCCGCGCCGGCGTTCGAGTACTACTACGTGGTGCAGCGCCCGCGGGTGGTGGTGAAGCGGGACCTGCTGCCCGCGTTCTCCGTGCTGTCCGCGATCGCGCTGCTCGGGCTGCCCGTGGGGTGGCTGTGGGCGTGGCTCGCGCCGCCGCAGAACGTGGTCGTGCAGCAGGACGCGTCGATGGTCCCGGTGACCGGTGAGAGCTACCACCGGCTCGACGGGCTGATGCTGTTCGTGCTGATCGGGCTGGGCATCGGGCTGATCACCGGCATCGCGGTGTGGATGCTGCGGGAACGGCGCGGGCCGGTGGTGATGCTGGCGGCCACGCTCGGCTCGGTCGTGGCGGCCTACCTGGGCCAGCTGACCGGCACCGGGACGGCCGCCGGCAAGTACACCGTCGGCGCCGCGCCCGAGGTCGGTGACGTCATCGCCCTGGCCCCGGTGCTGGAGACGTGGTGGGGCGTGCTGGCGTGGCCCTTGGGCACGGCGCTGGCGTACGGCTGCCTGGCCGCGTGGAACGGTCTGGACGACCTCGGTCGCAGGCTGGGTTAG
- the bsaP gene encoding biotin synthase auxiliary protein BsaP gives MTYCGYCGKDLAATDHSACASRLGVIDPPRFCGECARRMVVQVTPAGWTAACSRHGEITSAR, from the coding sequence GTGACGTACTGCGGATACTGCGGCAAGGACCTTGCCGCGACGGACCACTCGGCGTGCGCCTCGCGGCTCGGCGTGATCGACCCGCCGCGGTTCTGCGGCGAGTGCGCGCGCCGGATGGTGGTGCAGGTGACGCCCGCCGGCTGGACCGCCGCGTGCAGCCGCCACGGGGAGATCACCTCCGCGCGGTAA